The following are from one region of the Stanieria cyanosphaera PCC 7437 genome:
- a CDS encoding winged helix-turn-helix transcriptional regulator — MSKSYGQYCPVARAAEAMCERWTPLILREMMSGSCHFNEISRGVPLMSRALLIKRLKEMENAGLITRQEKKIGQGSLYLLTEAGEALRPIIEAMGVWAQHWTSDRLFAEQLDPALFMWSLRRGFNLDAMPEEKIVFQFDLRNIPKQSIQQRSYWVVVEQRRVDVCMQDPGFEVDILITAELSALVHVVMGYDPLDLALKSQKINFEGERKLVSQIPTWLYLNQERRYLSGIAPKTLGEMFG, encoded by the coding sequence ATGAGTAAGAGTTACGGTCAATATTGTCCAGTTGCCAGGGCAGCAGAAGCCATGTGCGAACGCTGGACACCACTAATTTTGCGTGAAATGATGTCTGGTAGTTGCCATTTCAATGAAATTAGTCGTGGAGTTCCTTTAATGTCACGCGCTCTGTTGATTAAACGCTTGAAGGAAATGGAAAATGCAGGTCTTATTACCCGTCAAGAAAAGAAAATAGGACAAGGCTCACTTTATCTCTTGACAGAAGCGGGGGAAGCTTTACGCCCCATCATTGAAGCAATGGGTGTATGGGCGCAGCATTGGACGAGCGATCGCCTTTTCGCAGAACAACTCGATCCTGCATTGTTTATGTGGTCGCTACGACGAGGTTTTAATTTAGATGCGATGCCTGAAGAAAAAATTGTCTTCCAATTTGACTTGAGAAACATCCCCAAACAGAGCATCCAACAACGTAGTTATTGGGTAGTAGTAGAACAAAGAAGGGTTGATGTCTGTATGCAAGATCCAGGTTTTGAAGTTGATATTTTAATTACAGCAGAGCTTAGTGCGCTCGTTCATGTGGTAATGGGCTACGATCCTCTCGATTTGGCATTAAAATCCCAAAAAATCAATTTTGAAGGAGAGCGAAAGTTAGTTTCTCAAATTCCGACTTGGTTATATCTTAATCAGGAACGAAGATATCTATCGGGAATTGCTCCTAAAACATTGGGTGAAATGTTTGGCTAA
- a CDS encoding NUDIX domain-containing protein, producing the protein MTHRNPAPTVDIIIELSDRLERPIILIERKNTPFGWAIPGGFIDYGESAETAAIREAKEEVSLDVELVEQFQVYSEPNRDPRQHTLAIVFIAKATGQPQAADDAKNIGIFHSGEIPTSLCFDHDRIMKDYWRYRHYGIRPHY; encoded by the coding sequence GTGACTCATCGTAATCCTGCACCTACAGTAGATATCATTATTGAACTAAGCGACCGCTTAGAGCGACCAATTATTCTGATCGAACGAAAAAATACTCCTTTTGGTTGGGCAATTCCAGGAGGTTTTATCGATTATGGCGAGTCAGCCGAAACCGCAGCTATTAGGGAAGCCAAAGAAGAAGTAAGCTTAGATGTAGAATTAGTAGAACAATTTCAAGTCTACTCCGAGCCAAACCGCGATCCTCGTCAACATACTCTAGCAATTGTCTTTATTGCTAAGGCAACTGGACAACCTCAAGCAGCCGACGATGCCAAAAATATCGGTATCTTTCACTCTGGGGAAATTCCAACCTCTCTCTGTTTCGATCACGATCGCATTATGAAAGATTATTGGCGTTATCGTCATTATGGCATTCGTCCCCACTATTAA
- a CDS encoding cytochrome P450, with protein MRQPPGPPNSRWLRKLRLFKFIFQPLEYFNENYQRYGDIYQLGRQNSPPFVVLSNPQAIKEVFTTPSEQFEIGKNNTDLKFLVGENSLIIQDGEFHQRQRKLLMPVFHGECLQSYGEQIIEITKQVTNQWQTGKLIRVRTYMQEITLRVILQIVFGLNSQQSRYEQLRQLLCAWLEIISSPLSSSLIFFEFLRQDWGASSPWGRFVRLRKQIKELLYEEIKARREQQPIGNDILSLLLATTDESGKPMTDEEIHDELITMLMAGHETTASALVWALYWVHYLPQVKEKILHELNELGEERTWHQIVQLPYLNATIAETLRIYPITTGTFTRRSKAPLQVLDYQFPAGTAFGISIYLTHWREDLYPQPELFRPERFLERQYSPYEYLPFGGGNRRCLGSALAQMEIKLVIASILSDWQLALTNHLLLKPVRRGLTIAAPNNFKIKVCDRFNN; from the coding sequence ATGAGACAACCACCTGGCCCTCCAAATTCTCGCTGGTTGAGAAAGTTACGTCTGTTTAAGTTTATTTTTCAGCCTTTAGAATACTTTAACGAAAACTATCAGCGTTATGGCGATATTTATCAACTTGGCAGACAAAACTCTCCTCCTTTTGTGGTTCTCAGTAATCCTCAAGCGATTAAAGAAGTTTTTACTACTCCATCCGAACAGTTTGAAATTGGTAAAAATAATACCGATTTAAAATTTCTAGTCGGCGAAAACTCTTTAATTATTCAAGATGGGGAATTTCATCAACGTCAAAGAAAGTTGTTAATGCCTGTTTTTCATGGAGAATGTTTGCAAAGTTATGGCGAACAAATAATTGAAATTACTAAACAGGTAACCAATCAATGGCAAACAGGAAAATTGATCCGAGTCCGCACCTATATGCAAGAAATTACTCTGCGAGTGATTTTACAAATTGTCTTTGGACTCAACTCTCAACAATCGCGTTACGAACAACTGCGACAACTTCTTTGTGCTTGGTTAGAGATCATCAGTTCTCCTTTAAGTTCTAGTTTAATTTTCTTTGAATTTCTCCGCCAAGATTGGGGTGCATCGAGTCCTTGGGGTCGTTTTGTTCGTTTAAGAAAACAAATCAAAGAGTTACTGTACGAGGAAATTAAAGCGCGTCGAGAACAACAACCAATAGGCAATGATATTTTAAGTTTACTTTTAGCCACAACCGATGAATCTGGCAAACCCATGACTGATGAAGAAATTCATGATGAGTTAATCACCATGTTGATGGCAGGTCATGAAACTACTGCTTCTGCGTTAGTTTGGGCATTATATTGGGTTCATTATCTTCCTCAAGTTAAAGAAAAAATACTTCATGAATTAAATGAATTGGGTGAGGAAAGAACTTGGCATCAAATCGTTCAATTACCTTATCTCAACGCTACAATTGCCGAAACCTTAAGAATTTATCCGATTACGACTGGTACATTTACTCGTAGATCGAAAGCACCTTTACAAGTTTTAGATTATCAGTTTCCCGCAGGAACTGCTTTTGGTATTTCTATTTATTTAACTCATTGGCGAGAAGATCTTTATCCTCAACCCGAACTATTTCGACCAGAACGTTTTTTAGAAAGACAGTATTCGCCTTATGAATATCTGCCTTTTGGTGGTGGAAATCGCCGTTGTTTGGGTTCAGCTTTGGCACAAATGGAAATAAAACTAGTGATTGCAAGCATCTTATCCGATTGGCAACTAGCACTAACTAATCATCTTCTTCTCAAACCAGTGCGACGAGGATTAACTATTGCTGCCCCTAATAATTTTAAGATCAAAGTATGCGATCGCTTTAATAATTAG
- a CDS encoding serine/threonine-protein kinase produces the protein MNVNLIGTTLRGRYYVIKQLGRGGIGITFLAEDRQCFNCPCVVKQLKPQRSDRNTLAISRRLFAEEANTLVDLGSHAQIPRLLAYFEENEEFFLVQEFIDGYDLTQEIIPEHSLSETQVIELLKDICNVLVFIQQHGVIHRDLKPSNLMRRKSDGKIIVIDFGAVKRISTHVANTQGQFTPVTPTVVIQSQGYTASEQMNGFPSFSSDIYSVGIIAIQAITGLFPKQLSFDDQGEIIWRGRIRSEYKYSPNLLTIIERMVRYLPQERYQSAIAVLEDLAQLENNQNQPNFTTLSPQNNQPKLPELSHKISVRLISILGTIIVILSFGFWKLLTPTKTTFLTYSDPEYGIKINYPKDWSTEPRNDFFTTGIIFTAPDQETQNNFQENISVMIEELSTPLSLSEYTNQSIQEIKKLSDPNLTSASVATLANGEARKVVYHGEEGRNKLQRMQIWTIRNNRVYIITYTAEAQKYQKFSPIVNKMLNSFVIIK, from the coding sequence ATGAATGTCAATCTAATCGGTACAACCCTACGGGGAAGATACTATGTGATCAAACAATTGGGGCGAGGGGGGATTGGCATTACTTTCTTAGCAGAAGATCGACAATGTTTTAATTGTCCTTGTGTTGTCAAACAACTCAAACCCCAAAGAAGCGACCGCAATACTTTAGCAATTTCTAGACGTTTATTTGCTGAAGAAGCTAACACTTTAGTTGATTTAGGAAGTCACGCTCAAATTCCTCGACTTCTGGCTTATTTTGAAGAAAACGAAGAATTTTTTTTAGTCCAAGAATTTATCGATGGTTACGATCTCACCCAAGAAATTATTCCCGAACATTCATTAAGTGAAACTCAGGTTATTGAATTATTAAAAGATATTTGTAATGTCTTAGTTTTTATTCAACAACATGGTGTAATTCATCGAGATCTGAAACCTTCTAATTTGATGAGAAGGAAATCTGACGGCAAAATTATTGTCATTGATTTTGGCGCAGTTAAACGAATTAGCACTCACGTCGCTAACACCCAGGGACAATTTACCCCTGTTACTCCTACAGTAGTAATTCAAAGTCAAGGTTATACTGCGTCCGAACAAATGAATGGTTTTCCTAGTTTTAGTAGTGATATTTATAGTGTTGGTATAATCGCTATTCAAGCAATTACAGGATTATTTCCTAAACAATTATCCTTTGATGATCAAGGAGAAATTATTTGGCGCGGTCGCATTCGTTCTGAATATAAATATTCACCAAATCTCTTAACTATTATTGAGCGAATGGTGCGTTATCTTCCTCAAGAACGCTATCAATCAGCTATAGCAGTTTTAGAAGATTTAGCTCAACTGGAAAATAATCAAAATCAACCCAATTTTACTACATTATCTCCTCAAAACAATCAACCAAAACTGCCAGAGCTTTCTCACAAAATTTCTGTTCGTTTAATTAGTATTTTAGGGACAATTATAGTTATTTTGAGCTTTGGTTTTTGGAAATTATTAACTCCAACAAAAACCACTTTTTTAACCTATAGCGATCCAGAATACGGAATTAAAATTAATTATCCTAAAGATTGGTCTACTGAACCAAGAAATGATTTTTTTACGACAGGAATAATTTTTACTGCACCCGATCAAGAAACGCAAAACAATTTTCAGGAAAATATCAGCGTTATGATCGAAGAATTATCTACTCCTTTATCTCTTAGTGAATATACTAATCAATCAATTCAAGAAATTAAAAAATTATCTGACCCTAATTTAACCTCTGCAAGTGTAGCGACTTTAGCCAATGGAGAAGCTAGAAAAGTAGTCTATCATGGAGAAGAAGGGAGAAATAAACTCCAAAGAATGCAAATTTGGACAATTAGAAATAATCGAGTTTATATTATTACTTATACGGCTGAAGCACAAAAGTATCAAAAATTTAGCCCGATAGTCAATAAAATGCTCAATTCTTTTGTAATTATCAAATAA
- a CDS encoding TIGR03643 family protein — MNLPDLEAQTIERIIEMAWEDRTPFAAIELQFGLSEKEVIALMRKEMKPSSFKMWRKRVTGRKTKHLQKRDFFVGRFKSARQKT; from the coding sequence ATGAATTTACCTGATTTAGAGGCTCAAACTATTGAACGCATTATTGAAATGGCATGGGAAGACCGCACTCCTTTTGCAGCTATCGAACTTCAATTTGGTTTATCAGAAAAAGAAGTAATTGCTCTAATGAGAAAAGAAATGAAACCCTCTAGTTTCAAAATGTGGCGCAAACGAGTAACAGGACGTAAAACTAAACATTTACAAAAAAGAGATTTTTTTGTCGGTAGATTTAAATCGGCTCGTCAAAAAACCTAA
- a CDS encoding Mo-dependent nitrogenase C-terminal domain-containing protein → MSSLTEKNNYQLPNPLRFIQKQFDNLEIKSEQVARQIVRLIPAQCPFAREVRLFGRVMFRIPPLCKLNPLYEQLMTLRFRALCFLAEQCGEDITIYCT, encoded by the coding sequence ATGTCAAGCTTAACCGAAAAAAACAACTATCAATTGCCCAATCCACTCCGATTCATTCAAAAACAGTTTGATAACTTAGAAATTAAGTCAGAACAAGTAGCACGTCAAATTGTCAGGTTAATTCCTGCTCAATGTCCTTTTGCTCGTGAAGTTCGTTTGTTTGGTAGAGTTATGTTTCGCATTCCTCCACTTTGTAAACTAAATCCTCTTTACGAACAGTTGATGACTTTGAGATTTCGCGCACTTTGTTTTCTTGCCGAGCAATGTGGTGAAGATATTACAATCTACTGTACGTAA
- a CDS encoding RidA family protein: MSKKIIRTQNAPAPVGPYNQAIATSGQMIFVAGQIALDPHTGEIVGSGDVAKQTQQVMNNIEAILKEAGANWENVVKTSVFLTDLGTFGTVNQVYAQYFDEATAPARACVEVSRLPKDVLVEIECIAVI; the protein is encoded by the coding sequence ATGAGTAAAAAAATTATCCGCACCCAAAACGCACCTGCACCTGTAGGGCCATATAATCAAGCGATCGCAACTTCTGGACAAATGATTTTTGTAGCTGGACAAATTGCCCTCGATCCCCACACAGGGGAAATTGTCGGCAGTGGAGATGTTGCCAAACAAACTCAGCAAGTCATGAATAATATTGAAGCGATTTTAAAAGAAGCTGGTGCTAATTGGGAAAATGTAGTCAAAACTTCAGTATTTTTAACCGATCTAGGTACTTTTGGTACTGTCAATCAAGTTTACGCCCAATATTTCGATGAAGCAACCGCTCCCGCCCGTGCTTGTGTTGAAGTATCTCGTTTACCCAAAGATGTTTTAGTAGAAATTGAATGTATTGCCGTAATATAG
- a CDS encoding acyl-CoA dehydrogenase family protein encodes MLELKDYPQSQTVDWRTLAESIGQQCAKEELLADDSDCFVTKNFALLQESGLTRAGVPVEFGGGGASYREICDILRILGRHCSSTALALSMHTHQVMVNVWKWQHQNADVEGLLRRIATEQIMLLSTGGGDWLNGSGTATLTEGGFIINACKSFVSGVPTGDLLITSAVYEDPTAGKTVLHFALPMNTPGVSVEPVWQAMGMRGTGSHNVRLSNVFVPEQKIALRRPAGKWHPAFHLITAIAFPIIYSVYVGIAEAARKLVVQEATQRQNDSHICYLVGGLENELATAKLALQQMIVLSESNQLGLETSNQVMIGRTIVAKSVLNTMDLAMEIAGGRAFQRSFGLEKLFRDAQGVRYHPLREEAQRQLAGKLALGVSPNTF; translated from the coding sequence ATGCTAGAACTTAAAGATTATCCTCAGTCTCAAACTGTTGATTGGCGTACCTTAGCAGAATCTATAGGACAACAATGTGCCAAAGAAGAACTTTTAGCCGATGATTCCGATTGTTTTGTCACCAAGAATTTTGCTCTTCTTCAAGAATCTGGGCTAACAAGAGCAGGAGTACCAGTTGAATTTGGTGGTGGGGGTGCAAGCTACAGAGAAATTTGCGATATATTGCGTATTTTAGGTCGTCATTGCAGTTCCACAGCATTAGCACTATCGATGCATACTCATCAAGTAATGGTCAATGTCTGGAAGTGGCAGCATCAAAATGCGGATGTTGAAGGTTTACTTCGTCGCATTGCTACTGAGCAAATTATGTTACTCAGTACTGGCGGTGGAGACTGGCTTAATGGTTCAGGAACAGCAACACTCACTGAAGGTGGTTTTATTATTAATGCCTGCAAAAGTTTTGTTAGTGGTGTTCCCACAGGGGATTTGTTAATTACCAGTGCTGTCTATGAAGACCCTACAGCAGGAAAAACAGTACTACATTTTGCATTACCAATGAATACACCAGGAGTATCGGTCGAACCTGTATGGCAAGCTATGGGCATGAGGGGAACTGGTTCTCACAATGTGAGACTCTCTAATGTTTTTGTGCCAGAACAGAAGATCGCTTTACGCCGTCCTGCTGGCAAATGGCATCCCGCTTTTCATTTAATTACGGCGATCGCTTTCCCGATTATTTACTCCGTATACGTTGGTATCGCCGAGGCTGCGAGAAAGTTAGTTGTTCAAGAAGCGACTCAGCGACAAAATGATTCCCATATTTGTTATCTAGTTGGTGGTTTAGAAAATGAATTAGCTACAGCTAAGTTAGCACTGCAACAGATGATTGTTCTTTCTGAGTCTAATCAGTTAGGTTTAGAAACTAGCAATCAAGTGATGATCGGACGTACCATAGTTGCTAAAAGTGTATTAAATACGATGGATTTGGCAATGGAAATTGCTGGTGGAAGAGCTTTTCAACGTTCTTTTGGTCTAGAAAAACTGTTTCGAGATGCTCAAGGTGTTAGATATCATCCATTACGGGAAGAAGCTCAACGCCAACTTGCTGGTAAGTTGGCACTGGGGGTGTCACCTAACACGTTCTAG
- a CDS encoding MFS transporter — MRENHSQEEKLSFSTQLAYGVADFGPSMAGNILVIFFLFFLTTVAGLPANLAGIILLLSNCWSAISTLLVGILSDRTTCAWGRRRIWMLASAPILGFSFFLLWWIPPNQDWLKFGYYLAIALLFQTAASAFVVPYGALITDLSDDHNDHLRLNSMRFGFSLAGCIGSLLLSQLIAHWIYNPRQQLFELGLICAAFTVVSIVSSCWKINEHPHTPKSTSSYNWQGIKTILCNQPLLMLVGIYALSWLAVQITPAILPYFVINCLKLNSAVVTQVVLLMQTTALVSLFIWEPLSKQLGKKKVFALGSIIWIVAEIGLFYLQPGEQFTMYSLAMVAGVGMSTTYFIPASMLPEVIDWDELTTGERREGLFYSILMFIYQITFAIGLFFVGQWLDWSGFQAAIPGPIKLVQPHSALVAIRQAIVILPTTALIISLILTYFYPINSRVHQYTIVKLKKRRLATSTSS, encoded by the coding sequence ATGAGAGAAAATCATTCTCAAGAAGAAAAACTTAGTTTTTCCACGCAATTGGCGTATGGTGTTGCTGATTTTGGTCCTTCGATGGCTGGAAATATTCTAGTGATCTTTTTCTTGTTCTTTTTGACTACTGTAGCAGGACTACCAGCCAATTTAGCAGGAATCATTTTGTTGTTGAGTAACTGCTGGAGTGCCATTAGCACTTTATTAGTAGGAATTTTAAGCGATCGCACTACTTGTGCTTGGGGAAGAAGAAGAATCTGGATGCTTGCTAGTGCGCCGATCTTAGGATTTAGTTTCTTTTTATTGTGGTGGATTCCTCCTAACCAAGACTGGTTGAAGTTTGGTTATTATCTTGCGATCGCTCTTCTGTTTCAGACTGCTGCTAGTGCTTTTGTCGTACCTTATGGTGCATTGATCACAGATTTAAGTGACGATCATAACGATCATCTGCGTCTCAATAGTATGCGTTTTGGTTTTTCCCTAGCTGGTTGTATTGGTTCACTTTTATTGTCTCAGTTAATTGCTCATTGGATTTACAATCCGCGACAGCAGTTATTCGAGTTGGGATTGATTTGTGCTGCCTTTACAGTAGTATCAATTGTTTCTAGTTGTTGGAAGATCAACGAACATCCCCACACGCCAAAATCTACTTCTTCCTATAACTGGCAAGGAATCAAGACAATTTTGTGCAATCAACCTTTATTAATGTTGGTAGGAATATACGCCTTATCTTGGTTAGCAGTACAAATTACTCCAGCCATTTTGCCCTATTTTGTGATTAACTGTCTCAAGCTTAACTCTGCTGTAGTTACCCAAGTAGTGTTATTAATGCAAACCACCGCTTTAGTATCTTTATTTATTTGGGAACCGCTTAGTAAACAACTAGGCAAAAAGAAAGTTTTTGCGTTAGGAAGCATTATTTGGATTGTGGCAGAAATTGGTTTATTTTATCTCCAACCAGGAGAACAATTTACAATGTATTCTTTAGCAATGGTGGCAGGAGTGGGGATGTCTACCACCTACTTTATACCTGCTTCGATGTTACCAGAAGTAATCGATTGGGATGAATTAACAACAGGAGAAAGAAGAGAAGGTTTATTCTACAGTATCTTGATGTTTATTTACCAAATTACTTTTGCTATAGGATTATTTTTTGTAGGACAATGGTTAGATTGGTCAGGTTTCCAAGCTGCAATTCCTGGACCGATTAAATTAGTCCAACCCCATTCTGCTTTAGTGGCAATTCGTCAGGCAATTGTGATTTTACCAACAACAGCATTGATCATTAGTTTGATCTTGACTTATTTTTACCCGATTAATAGTAGAGTTCATCAGTACACTATCGTTAAATTGAAAAAACGTCGTTTAGCAACTTCTACTTCTTCTTAA
- a CDS encoding glutathione S-transferase family protein, whose translation MATGIMIDGKWQKQSYQSDRSGNFQRNPTTFRDRITADGSSGFKAEANRYHLYVSYACPWAHRTLIVRKLKGLEDVISLSVVHPFMGDEGWTFADFSGTIPDPIHHAKYLREIYAHADSNYTGRVTVPILWDKQTNRIVNNESREIIEMFDQELTALATKKITLYPEQLKDQINQTIDEIYNPINNGVYRAGFATSQEAYNEAVIELFENLDHWNHILGEQRFLCGNSFTAADICMFTTLLRFDLVYYVHFKCNLRHIWEYENLWNYLKEIYQHSGIKETCKLDHIKRHYYQSHPHINPSGIVPLGPIIDFDTPHNRNKFNSKAN comes from the coding sequence ATGGCAACAGGAATAATGATCGATGGCAAATGGCAAAAACAAAGCTATCAAAGCGATCGCAGTGGCAATTTTCAACGCAACCCAACTACTTTTCGCGATCGCATAACTGCTGATGGTTCGAGTGGTTTTAAAGCAGAAGCTAATCGTTATCATTTATATGTTTCCTATGCTTGTCCTTGGGCGCACCGCACTTTAATTGTCAGAAAATTAAAAGGTTTAGAAGATGTTATTTCTCTTTCCGTAGTTCATCCTTTTATGGGCGATGAAGGTTGGACTTTTGCAGATTTTTCGGGTACTATTCCCGATCCAATTCATCATGCTAAATATTTACGAGAAATTTATGCCCATGCTGATTCAAATTATACAGGAAGAGTTACTGTTCCTATATTATGGGACAAACAAACCAACAGAATTGTTAATAATGAATCTCGGGAAATTATCGAGATGTTTGATCAAGAATTGACTGCTTTAGCTACAAAAAAAATTACTTTATATCCAGAACAATTAAAAGATCAAATTAATCAAACAATTGATGAGATTTATAATCCAATTAATAATGGAGTATATCGCGCAGGATTTGCTACTTCTCAAGAAGCTTACAACGAAGCAGTGATCGAACTGTTTGAAAATTTAGATCATTGGAATCATATTTTAGGTGAACAAAGATTCTTATGTGGTAATAGTTTTACCGCAGCAGATATTTGTATGTTTACTACTTTATTACGCTTCGATTTAGTTTATTACGTTCACTTTAAATGTAATCTTCGTCATATTTGGGAATATGAAAATTTATGGAATTATCTCAAAGAAATTTATCAACATTCTGGAATTAAAGAAACTTGTAAATTAGATCATATCAAGCGTCATTATTATCAAAGTCATCCTCATATTAATCCTAGTGGTATTGTTCCTTTAGGTCCAATTATTGATTTTGATACGCCTCACAATCGTAATAAATTTAATTCCAAAGCAAATTAA